In Serratia liquefaciens ATCC 27592, the genomic stretch ATTGCCGTTTACCAAGAATGGCGTAATTGGCGGTGTAATGCTCGGCTTGGGCCGTGCGCTGGGGGAAACCATGGCGGTGACCTTCATCATCGGTAACACCTACCAGCTCGACAGCGCTTCACTGTATATGCCGGGCAACAGCATCACCTCTGCACTGGCCAACGAATTCGCCGAAGCGGAGTCGGGCGTGCACACCGCCGCGTTGATGGAGTTGGGGCTGATTCTGTTTGTTATCACCTTTATCGTGCTGGCGCTGTCGAAGCTGATGGTGATGCGCCTGGCAAAGAGTGAGGGACGCTAACGTGACGACTATGGATATGCAAAATAGCGTAGCGCTGCTGGAAAGCCGCCGCAAAATGCAGGCCTGGCGCCGCCAGAAGAACCGACTGGCGCTGTTCCTGTCGATGGCGACCATGGTGTTTGGCCTGTTCTGGCTGGTGTGGATCCTGTTCTCCACCGTGACCAAGGGCATCGACGGCATGTCGCTGGCGCTGTTCACCGAAATGACTCCTCCGCCGAATACCGCGGGCGGTGGTCTGGCAAACGCCATCGCCGGTAGCGGCCTGTTGATCCTGTGGGCTACCGTGTTCGGTACGCCACTGGGCATCATGGCGGGGATTTACCTGGCGGAATATGGCCGTAAATCCTGGCTGGCGGAAGTCATCCGTTTTATTAACGACATTCTGTTATCGGCACCGTCGATTGTTGTGGGCCTGTTCGTGTACACCATCGTGGTGGCGAAGATGGAACACTTCTCCGGTTGGGCCGGGATCATCGCGT encodes the following:
- the pstA gene encoding phosphate ABC transporter permease PstA gives rise to the protein MTTMDMQNSVALLESRRKMQAWRRQKNRLALFLSMATMVFGLFWLVWILFSTVTKGIDGMSLALFTEMTPPPNTAGGGLANAIAGSGLLILWATVFGTPLGIMAGIYLAEYGRKSWLAEVIRFINDILLSAPSIVVGLFVYTIVVAKMEHFSGWAGIIALALLQVPIVIRTTENMLKLVPDTLREAAYALGTPKWRMISAITLKASVSGIITGVLLAIARIAGETAPLLFTSLSNQFWSTDLMQPIANLPVTIFKFAMSPFAEWQELAWAGVLLITLCVLLLNILARVVFAKKKHS